A window of Flavobacterium flavigenum contains these coding sequences:
- a CDS encoding acyl-CoA thioesterase, with protein MASFIKEISFRWSDLDPNFHVRHSAYYDFGAQHRIEILNELGLTLRVMQEQSFGPVLFREECVFRKELKLSDKIFIHTKTSKMKADASRWSIIHEFRREDDTLCATITVDGAWMDTKLRKLASPTPEIAVEALSIFPKSDDFVGV; from the coding sequence ATGGCTTCATTTATAAAAGAAATATCCTTTCGCTGGTCGGATCTTGATCCTAATTTTCATGTACGTCACAGTGCTTATTACGATTTTGGCGCCCAGCATCGTATTGAAATCCTAAACGAATTAGGTTTAACCTTAAGAGTAATGCAGGAACAAAGTTTTGGACCTGTTTTATTTAGGGAAGAATGTGTTTTCAGAAAAGAATTAAAACTTTCGGATAAAATATTTATTCATACCAAAACATCCAAAATGAAGGCCGATGCTTCACGTTGGTCTATCATTCACGAATTCCGCCGAGAAGACGATACACTTTGTGCCACTATTACAGTCGATGGTGCCTGGATGGATACCAAACTTAGAAAACTGGCTTCTCCAACACCTGAAATTGCTGTCGAGGCATTGAGCATTTTTCCAAAAAGTGACGATTTCGTAGGAGTTTAA
- a CDS encoding helix-turn-helix domain-containing protein, translating into MKRINKQCLVCGEVFLPKTVTSVYCSSKCSKKAYKQKMKQLKNEADIKAMIEKIPQDRAFLSVSEAGMLFGIAKRTLYRLVEQGKIPSVNLGTRLVRIDRRVMEGMFGPALSLPQAESAPKKKLYSLEREDCYSIGEIAQRFQISEGSVYSHIRKYSIPTRQIGKHVYAPKSEIDNLYNGNDFI; encoded by the coding sequence ATGAAAAGAATAAACAAACAATGTCTTGTATGCGGGGAAGTGTTTCTGCCCAAGACCGTAACTTCTGTCTACTGCTCGTCAAAATGCAGTAAAAAAGCATACAAGCAGAAGATGAAGCAGCTTAAAAATGAAGCAGACATCAAAGCGATGATAGAGAAAATACCGCAGGATAGGGCATTTCTTTCCGTCTCTGAGGCTGGCATGCTTTTTGGAATTGCCAAAAGAACCCTCTACAGACTTGTGGAGCAGGGAAAAATTCCGTCAGTTAATCTTGGAACCCGCCTTGTAAGGATCGACCGCAGAGTCATGGAAGGGATGTTCGGCCCTGCCCTAAGCCTGCCGCAGGCTGAGAGCGCACCGAAGAAAAAATTATACAGCCTTGAAAGAGAAGACTGCTATTCGATTGGTGAAATTGCTCAGAGATTTCAGATATCTGAGGGGTCTGTCTACAGCCATATCAGGAAATATTCAATACCTACCAGGCAGATCGGAAAGCATGTATATGCTCCAAAAAGCGAAATTGATAACTTGTATAACGGAAATGATTTTATATGA
- a CDS encoding LamG-like jellyroll fold domain-containing protein, with protein MKKITLTFKHALKVFMVCVLITTFSDLKAQTLAFPEATGFGKFTTGARGAANPQIYLVTNLNDSGHGSFRDAVSQEGRFVIFKVGGIINVASPISIAKNTTIAGQTATGEGIVLLGAKVSFTGASNTIARYVRIRFGATTQNQDASGISNGANIILDHMSFTWGTDEVFSVNWDGKGTSPDNITIQNSIIGQGMHRHNHSAGGLMQPSAGGKISLIGNLYICNKTRNNKVKGINEFVNNVVYNWGNYGNTYGHTESGDAYIMGGDSAGGSDVNIINNYFIGGPNTSSTVSSPFNRGNDNFSLYGSGNYFDNNKDGVLNGALVPYDLTGYPTGDLSTLLSIPYDYPMKNPTLSAVDAYDKIVSSVGASYPRRDQVENLMISDLMSKGTTATYVYVQSDLTSKFGFINGGAGHVYGAPASLDTDNDGMPDVWEGANGLDKNTPDALAVSTTNAPYLNIEVYINGLTSTTPSDFIIPPSNVNFTNVVSTEVPPASSLKINWIDGAINEDNYIVERSENGTDFNVIATLGANTTSYNDSGLLPNTQYYYRVKAKNSAESSVYETASVITPPIPSAPVKASAPNPATGLTNIQLTSGNLSLKWSGSTNTTTYAVYFGTDPLNLAKLADVAYVAAPTYQLTGLSPAVTYYWRIDASNAKGTITGDVWNFRALTPELVGHWPFKEAAGEGQQIEDISGYGNNGQLDAAFDNSNVRVAGKENNAIDFATLTPNKLMVSVPNQDNILFDKNSFTVSFWMKADASLIPAGSTLSSYILCKGSITKNTTTGATGRRFNVEIKSNQLRFAIDDDKTKTELASSLAATSYFTGNWVNVIIMRDVTASKLRIYTNGVFTNEKTDATGTAVGIGEATDLVIGNIGALELFANTTPAPYKGLFDELKIFNYALTATEITQLYNQTLLSNDKFTQNKVSGTVYPNPAKEKIFISIPGYKQSYVTATLSDVTGKIILKEKISSDGNGVFKLNIANKKVSGLYILNVSGENLNSNYKIMAE; from the coding sequence ATGAAAAAAATTACCTTAACGTTTAAGCATGCGCTTAAAGTTTTTATGGTCTGTGTATTAATCACCACCTTCAGTGATTTAAAAGCCCAGACACTGGCATTTCCGGAAGCTACAGGTTTTGGAAAATTTACCACAGGAGCAAGAGGAGCTGCAAATCCTCAAATTTATTTAGTAACCAATTTAAATGACAGCGGACATGGGTCTTTTCGCGACGCCGTTAGTCAGGAAGGAAGGTTTGTTATTTTTAAAGTAGGGGGGATTATAAACGTAGCTTCTCCAATTTCTATTGCAAAAAATACGACTATTGCCGGGCAAACAGCTACAGGAGAGGGAATTGTACTGTTAGGAGCAAAGGTTTCATTTACAGGAGCTAGCAATACGATTGCACGCTATGTTCGTATTCGTTTCGGGGCAACAACTCAAAATCAGGATGCGTCAGGTATTTCAAATGGAGCCAATATAATTTTAGACCATATGAGTTTTACCTGGGGCACAGATGAAGTCTTCTCGGTAAATTGGGACGGTAAAGGTACAAGTCCAGATAATATTACAATCCAGAATTCAATTATTGGGCAGGGAATGCACCGTCACAACCATTCAGCCGGAGGATTAATGCAGCCTTCTGCTGGTGGTAAGATAAGTTTGATTGGAAATTTATATATATGCAATAAAACCCGTAACAATAAAGTAAAAGGAATCAATGAATTTGTAAACAACGTTGTATATAATTGGGGAAATTATGGAAATACATACGGACATACCGAATCTGGAGATGCCTATATTATGGGTGGAGATTCCGCCGGCGGATCAGATGTCAACATTATCAATAATTATTTTATAGGTGGACCAAATACAAGTTCTACAGTTTCATCACCTTTTAACCGTGGAAATGATAACTTCTCATTATATGGTTCAGGAAATTATTTTGATAATAATAAAGATGGTGTTTTAAATGGTGCACTAGTTCCTTACGATTTAACAGGATATCCTACCGGAGATTTATCAACTCTTTTGTCAATACCGTATGATTATCCAATGAAAAATCCAACATTGTCTGCTGTTGATGCTTATGATAAGATTGTATCAAGCGTTGGAGCTTCTTATCCAAGGCGAGATCAGGTAGAAAATTTAATGATTTCAGATTTGATGTCTAAAGGCACAACAGCTACTTATGTATATGTTCAAAGTGATTTAACCAGTAAATTTGGTTTCATCAACGGAGGTGCCGGACATGTTTATGGTGCTCCGGCTTCTTTGGATACAGACAATGACGGTATGCCTGATGTATGGGAAGGTGCCAATGGTTTAGACAAAAACACTCCGGATGCATTGGCTGTTAGTACAACAAACGCTCCTTATCTGAATATCGAGGTGTATATTAACGGATTAACCAGTACAACACCTTCAGATTTTATTATTCCGCCATCTAATGTGAATTTTACGAATGTGGTTTCAACAGAAGTTCCACCAGCAAGTTCTTTAAAAATCAACTGGATTGACGGCGCGATTAACGAGGACAATTATATCGTAGAGCGTTCAGAGAATGGTACAGATTTTAATGTAATTGCTACTCTTGGAGCAAATACTACAAGTTACAATGACTCAGGTTTGCTTCCAAATACGCAATATTATTATCGTGTTAAAGCAAAAAACAGCGCAGAATCATCAGTATATGAAACGGCTTCGGTAATTACACCGCCAATTCCGTCAGCTCCAGTTAAAGCGTCCGCACCTAATCCGGCTACAGGACTTACTAACATTCAGCTGACAAGCGGGAATTTATCATTAAAATGGAGTGGAAGCACAAATACAACAACTTATGCTGTTTATTTTGGTACTGATCCTTTAAATTTAGCTAAGCTGGCTGATGTAGCTTATGTTGCAGCTCCAACTTATCAACTTACAGGATTAAGTCCGGCAGTAACTTATTATTGGAGAATTGATGCTTCTAATGCTAAAGGAACAATAACCGGTGATGTATGGAATTTTCGCGCGCTGACACCAGAACTTGTTGGTCATTGGCCGTTTAAAGAAGCAGCAGGAGAAGGTCAGCAAATTGAAGATATTTCAGGCTATGGAAACAACGGACAATTAGATGCGGCTTTCGATAATAGTAATGTGAGAGTAGCCGGAAAAGAGAACAATGCCATAGATTTTGCAACATTAACGCCTAATAAACTTATGGTAAGTGTTCCTAATCAGGATAATATTTTATTTGATAAAAATTCTTTTACTGTTTCATTTTGGATGAAAGCTGATGCCAGTTTAATACCGGCAGGTTCAACATTAAGTTCCTATATTTTATGCAAAGGGTCGATAACAAAAAATACGACTACAGGAGCAACAGGAAGAAGGTTTAATGTAGAAATTAAAAGCAATCAATTACGTTTTGCGATAGATGATGATAAAACAAAAACGGAACTTGCATCATCATTAGCAGCGACCAGTTATTTTACAGGAAATTGGGTGAATGTAATTATTATGAGAGATGTTACCGCATCTAAATTAAGAATATATACGAATGGTGTTTTTACTAATGAGAAAACTGATGCAACAGGAACAGCTGTAGGGATTGGAGAAGCAACAGATTTAGTAATTGGGAATATCGGGGCACTTGAACTGTTTGCCAATACTACTCCGGCACCTTACAAAGGTTTATTTGATGAACTTAAAATATTTAATTATGCACTAACTGCAACAGAGATAACGCAGTTGTATAATCAAACGTTATTGAGCAATGATAAGTTTACACAAAATAAAGTTAGTGGTACTGTATATCCTAATCCTGCAAAAGAAAAGATTTTTATCAGTATTCCAGGTTATAAACAATCATATGTTACAGCGACTTTAAGCGATGTGACAGGAAAAATTATTCTTAAGGAAAAAATTTCATCTGACGGAAATGGCGTTTTTAAGTTAAACATTGCAAATAAAAAAGTATCAGGACTTTATATTTTAAATGTTTCAGGAGAAAATTTAAACAGCAATTACAAAATTATGGCAGAATAA
- the dnaK gene encoding molecular chaperone DnaK, with the protein MGKIIGIDLGTTNSCVSVMEGNEAVVIPNAEGKRTTPSIIAFVEGGEIKVGDPAKRQAVTNPTKTIASIKRFMGHTFAETAEEAKRVPYSVVKGDNNTPRVDIDGRLYTAQELSAMTLQKMKKTAEDYLGQTVTEAVITVPAYFNDAQRQATKEAGEIAGLKVMRIINEPTAAALAYGLDKKGKDQKIAVYDLGGGTFDISVLELGDGVFEVLSTNGDTHLGGDDFDQVIIDWLADEFKSEEGIDLRLDPMSLQRLKEAAEKAKIELSSSAETEVNLPYVTATASGPKHLVKKLSRAKFEQLSDSLVKRSMEPVAKALKDAGLSTSDIDEVILVGGSTRMPRIADEVEKFFGKKASKGVNPDEVVAIGAAIQGGVLSGDVKDVLLLDVTPLALGIETMGGVMTTLIDANTTIPTKKSQVFSTAADSQPSVEIHVLQGARAMAADNKTIGRFHLDGIPPAPRGVPQIEVSFDIDANGIIKVSATDKGTGKSHDIRIEASSGLTAEEIEKMKKDAEANADADRIAKERAEKLNEADSTIFQTESQLKELGDKISADHKTAIEYALTELRMAHQSQDLDAIQKGLDNVNAAWKTATEAMYAQGGEGQQAAPQQEQSSGDNVEDVEFEEVK; encoded by the coding sequence ATGGGTAAAATAATCGGAATTGACTTAGGTACGACGAACTCTTGTGTTTCTGTAATGGAAGGTAACGAAGCAGTTGTTATCCCTAACGCAGAAGGAAAAAGAACTACTCCTTCTATCATCGCTTTTGTTGAAGGTGGAGAAATTAAAGTAGGTGATCCTGCAAAAAGACAAGCAGTAACGAATCCTACAAAAACGATTGCTTCTATTAAACGTTTTATGGGACACACTTTTGCTGAAACAGCTGAAGAGGCAAAAAGAGTTCCTTACAGTGTTGTAAAAGGTGACAACAATACACCACGTGTTGATATTGATGGTCGTTTATACACTGCTCAGGAGTTGTCTGCAATGACACTTCAAAAAATGAAAAAAACTGCTGAAGACTATTTAGGTCAAACAGTTACTGAGGCAGTTATTACAGTTCCTGCTTACTTTAACGATGCCCAACGTCAGGCTACTAAAGAAGCTGGAGAGATTGCTGGTCTTAAAGTGATGCGTATCATCAACGAGCCAACTGCTGCTGCACTTGCTTACGGATTAGATAAAAAAGGTAAAGATCAAAAAATTGCTGTTTACGATTTAGGTGGAGGTACTTTTGATATTTCTGTTCTTGAATTAGGAGACGGTGTATTCGAAGTATTATCTACAAATGGTGATACTCACTTAGGTGGAGATGATTTTGATCAGGTAATCATTGACTGGTTAGCTGACGAATTCAAATCTGAAGAAGGTATTGATTTACGTTTAGACCCAATGTCATTACAACGTTTGAAAGAAGCTGCTGAGAAAGCAAAAATTGAATTGTCTTCTTCTGCTGAAACTGAGGTAAACTTGCCATACGTTACAGCTACTGCTTCAGGACCAAAACACTTAGTGAAAAAATTATCTAGAGCTAAATTTGAGCAATTATCTGATTCTTTAGTAAAACGTTCTATGGAGCCAGTTGCTAAAGCATTAAAAGATGCAGGTTTATCTACATCTGATATCGACGAAGTAATCCTTGTAGGAGGTTCTACGCGTATGCCAAGAATCGCTGACGAAGTGGAGAAATTCTTCGGTAAAAAAGCATCTAAAGGTGTTAACCCTGATGAGGTTGTGGCTATTGGAGCTGCTATTCAGGGTGGGGTTTTATCTGGAGATGTAAAAGATGTATTGTTACTTGACGTAACTCCATTAGCTTTAGGTATCGAAACTATGGGGGGTGTAATGACAACTCTTATCGATGCTAACACGACTATCCCAACTAAAAAATCTCAGGTATTCTCTACAGCTGCTGATTCTCAGCCATCTGTTGAAATCCACGTTTTACAAGGGGCAAGAGCAATGGCTGCTGATAACAAAACTATCGGTCGTTTCCACTTAGATGGTATTCCACCAGCACCAAGAGGAGTTCCTCAAATCGAAGTTTCTTTCGATATTGATGCTAACGGTATCATCAAAGTTTCTGCAACTGACAAAGGAACTGGAAAATCTCACGATATCCGTATCGAAGCTTCATCTGGTTTAACAGCGGAAGAAATCGAAAAAATGAAAAAAGATGCTGAAGCTAACGCTGATGCTGACAGAATTGCAAAAGAAAGAGCTGAAAAATTAAACGAAGCTGACAGTACTATCTTCCAGACTGAATCTCAATTGAAAGAGTTAGGAGATAAAATCTCAGCTGACCACAAAACAGCTATTGAATATGCTTTAACTGAATTGAGAATGGCTCACCAATCTCAGGATCTTGACGCAATCCAAAAAGGATTAGATAATGTAAATGCAGCTTGGAAAACAGCTACAGAAGCAATGTACGCTCAGGGTGGTGAAGGTCAACAAGCAGCTCCGCAACAAGAGCAGTCTTCTGGAGATAACGTTGAAGACGTTGAATTCGAAGAAGTCAAATAA